Proteins found in one Acidobacteriota bacterium genomic segment:
- a CDS encoding general stress protein, translating to MDPDKQREIARKGGRAAHEKGTAHEWTSDEARNAGRKGGLMSHQRRRERQQARLQPAIT from the coding sequence ATGGATCCCGACAAGCAGCGGGAGATCGCCAGGAAGGGTGGGCGGGCGGCCCACGAGAAAGGCACCGCGCACGAGTGGACGAGTGACGAAGCGCGCAATGCCGGGCGCAAGGGCGGCCTCATGAGCCACCAGCGCCGTCGCGAGCGCCAGCAGGCCCGGCTGCAGCCAGCCATCACCTAG
- a CDS encoding glutamate--tRNA ligase: MTDRVRVRFAPSPTGYLHVGGARTALFNWLFARHHGGTFVLRIEDTDVERSSDEMVAGILDGLRWLGIDWDEGPEVDGPYAPYYQSGRLHRYRAMAERLVAERHGYYCYCDPDTLKSRRAEAEARGETFSYDRACLKLSAADIAAREAAGAPRAIRVRVPEGRTSFTDLVRGSIEIDHAVIEDFVVLRSDGHPTYHLSVVVDDVDMAITHVVRGDDHISNTPKQVLLYEAFGAPLPRFAHVPLILGPDKKRLSKRHGATSVTEYARQGILPEAMMNFLALLGWSPGTDQELFTRDELVAAFTLEGISGGNAVFNPEKLTWFNNQHVMRLPSSELAGRVEPLLRDAGLWSEAFAGERRDWFLRVLEPLKPRAHRLADIVEQG, translated from the coding sequence ATGACCGACCGCGTCCGCGTCCGCTTCGCCCCGTCGCCCACCGGGTACCTCCACGTCGGCGGCGCCCGGACGGCGCTCTTCAACTGGCTCTTCGCCCGCCATCACGGCGGCACCTTCGTGCTGCGGATCGAGGACACCGACGTCGAACGATCGTCCGACGAGATGGTGGCCGGCATCCTCGACGGCCTCCGCTGGCTCGGCATCGACTGGGACGAGGGGCCGGAAGTCGACGGGCCCTACGCACCGTACTACCAGTCGGGACGCCTGCATCGCTACCGCGCGATGGCGGAACGCCTCGTTGCCGAGAGGCACGGCTACTACTGCTACTGCGACCCCGACACGCTCAAGTCACGCCGGGCCGAGGCCGAGGCTCGCGGCGAGACGTTCTCCTACGACCGAGCCTGCCTGAAGCTCTCTGCCGCCGACATCGCGGCCCGCGAGGCTGCCGGCGCGCCGCGCGCCATCCGCGTGCGCGTGCCGGAGGGACGCACCTCGTTCACCGACCTGGTCCGAGGTTCAATCGAGATCGACCACGCCGTCATCGAGGACTTCGTCGTCCTCCGATCCGACGGCCACCCGACCTACCACCTGTCCGTCGTCGTCGACGATGTCGACATGGCCATCACGCACGTGGTGCGCGGCGACGACCACATCTCGAACACGCCCAAACAGGTCCTGCTCTACGAGGCCTTCGGCGCGCCGCTGCCCCGGTTCGCCCACGTGCCACTCATCCTCGGGCCCGACAAGAAGCGCCTCAGCAAGCGCCACGGCGCGACGTCGGTGACCGAGTACGCGCGCCAGGGCATCCTGCCCGAGGCGATGATGAACTTCCTCGCGCTGCTTGGCTGGTCGCCGGGCACCGACCAGGAACTCTTCACGCGCGACGAGCTGGTGGCCGCGTTCACCCTCGAGGGCATCAGCGGCGGCAACGCGGTGTTCAACCCCGAGAAGCTGACGTGGTTCAACAACCAGCACGTCATGCGGCTGCCTTCGTCCGAACTGGCCGGCCGGGTCGAGCCGCTCCTTCGGGACGCCGGGTTGTGGTCGGAGGCGTTCGCCGGAGAGCGCCGCGACTGGTTCCTCCGGGTGCTCGAGCCGCTCAAGCCACGCGCGCACCGGCTCGCCGACATCGTCGAGCAGGG
- a CDS encoding nucleotidyltransferase, producing MMQADDALLRALRALVSALDALGQPAMIIGGIAVIARGVPRQTIDIDATVAAADLDLDEVLVTLAAHHITPRIENARAFARERQVLLLRHAPTGTPLEVSLAWLPFEMEALARATVVDFGGVRVRVATAEDLIVLKAVAWRDRDRGDIERLLLLHASEVDLDRVRALVAEFAAAIDEPERMGDFDALVRRTLAHD from the coding sequence ATGATGCAGGCCGACGACGCCCTGCTGCGGGCACTGCGAGCGCTCGTTTCGGCGCTCGACGCTCTGGGACAGCCCGCGATGATCATCGGCGGCATCGCGGTCATTGCCCGCGGGGTTCCCCGGCAGACCATCGACATCGACGCCACGGTGGCCGCCGCGGACCTCGACCTCGACGAGGTGCTCGTCACGCTGGCGGCCCATCACATCACGCCGCGAATCGAGAACGCGCGGGCCTTCGCCAGGGAGCGCCAGGTGCTGCTGCTCCGCCACGCCCCCACGGGCACGCCGCTCGAGGTGAGCCTGGCGTGGCTTCCCTTCGAGATGGAGGCGCTGGCGCGCGCCACGGTGGTCGACTTCGGGGGCGTGCGGGTCCGGGTCGCCACGGCCGAAGACTTGATCGTCCTGAAGGCCGTGGCCTGGCGCGACCGTGACCGCGGCGACATCGAGCGGCTGCTCCTGCTGCACGCCTCGGAGGTCGACCTCGACCGGGTGCGGGCCCTGGTGGCTGAGTTCGCGGCAGCGATCGACGAGCCGGAACGTATGGGCGACTTCGACGCGCTCGTCCGGCGGACCCTCGCTCACGACTGA